A region of the Planctomycetia bacterium genome:
TCGAGGAAGTCGCCGAGGGTCGGCTCGATCTGACCAACACGACAATCATTACCATCGATCCCATCGACGCGCGCGATTTCGACGACGCGATTTCGCTGGAGCGGACACAGGATGGCGGCTGGCGCCTGGGCGTGCATATCGCCGACGTGTCGCACTTCGTGAAGCCCAAGACCGCATTGGATCGAGAAGCCTACAGCCGCGCGACGAGCATTTACCTGCCCGACCGCGTGATTCCGATGCTGCCGGAGATCATCTCCAACAGCCTGGCGAGCTTGCAACCGGATCGCGTGCGGTTCACGAAAACGTGCTTCATCGAGTTCTCGGCCGAAGGCGTACCGACGCACAGCGAGGTGCATAGCTCCGCGATCAAAAGCTGCCGGCGATTCGCCTACGAGGAAGTGGACGATTATCTGGCCGATCGAGAGCCCTGGCGAGAGAAATTGACGCCCGTCGTACACCAATTGCTCGCGCTCATGCACGAGCTGGCGATGCTGCTGCGGGCGCGGCGGATGCAGCGCGGATCGTTGGAACTGTCGATGCCCGAAGTGAAGGTCGACCTCGACAAGCAAGGTCGCGTGATCGGCGCGCATCGCGTGGAAAACACGGTGAGCCACCAGATCATCGAAGAGTGCATGCTGGCCGCCAACGAGGCGGTGGCCGAAATGATCCACGCCAAGGATTGGCCGTTCCTGCGGCGAATTCATCAGGCGCCCGATCCGCGCAAGCTCAAGGCCCTAACGGAATTCGTCAACTCCCTGGGGATTGCCACCGAGAGCCTGGAAAGCCGCTTCGAGATGCAGGCTGTCTTGAAGCGTGTCGAAGGGCAGCCGGAACAACAAGCCGTCAACTACGCGGTGCTGCGTTCACTGCAACGCGCCGTCTATGGGCCGGCCGTCGAGGGGCACTTCGCGCTGGCCAGCGATTGCTACTGCCATTTCACTTCGCCAATTCGTCGCTATCCGGACTTAACGATCCATCGGCTGATCGACACGATGCTGGCACATCGCAAGCCGCATCAGGATTTCGACGACCTCGTGATTTCGGGCGAGCATTGCTCGGAGCGCGAGCGCACGGCCGAAAGCGCCGAGCGCGATTTAACCAAGGTCAAACTGTTAAACTACCTCAGCGAGCGAATCGGCGAGCAAATGGAAGCCGTCGTCACGGGCGTCGAGGAGTATGGCCTGTTTGCCATGGGCGTCGAGCTCCCCGCCGAGGGCTTGATCCACGTCACCTCGCTGTCCGACGATCACTATCGCTACGACGGCCGGTCCCACACCTTGTCGGGCAATCGCTCGGGCAACACGTATCGGCTGGGCGATCGCATCCAGGTGGAAGTCGCGCGCGTGGATCTCGACCGGCGCGTGCTGGATTTCCGCGTCGTCGATCACCGCCCGCGAAAGCCGCTCGTAGAACAGCCGGGAAGGCCCGCCCAGCACGGGCCCAAAAAGCCGCGCGAACGTGGTCACGCGACGCGCCATAAGAAAAATGCCCCCAAAGCGAAGCCGAAAAAGCGGCGCAAGTCGCTCTAGTGCAGCGTCAACTCTAAGAATTCGGGTTGGGTGCCACTGGCGGCTTGTCCGCCAGTGCTGGAATTGACTCGGCATTCAGCTTCCGTCTCGCACTGGCGGACAAGCCGTCAGTGGCACTCGCGCACCCGTAGATTAAGCGTTGACAGAGCGCTAGCCGCCATGTCAGGCCGACAATTGCGGCCGGCGCCAGCACCGAAAACTGAACACTGAAAACTTCAAACTCCTTGAACTACCTCGCGCACGGCTACCGCTTTGTCGATCGTCCGTACTTTCTGGCTGGCGCCGCGCTACCGGATTGGCTAAACGTCGTCGATCGCCGTTGCCGGGTGCGGTCAAAGCATGTGCTGCCGTGGTGCGACAGCGAGGACGTCGCCCTGGCGGAGTTCGCCCGCGGCGCGGCGCAGCATCATTTCGACGACGGCTGGTTCCACGAGTCCCAGGCGTTCTACGAATTGAGTTGGCAACTCACCTGCGCATTTCGCGAGCGACTGAATCCGGACGATGGCATGCGGCCGAGTTTTCTCGGACACATCGTGGTCGAGCTATTGCTCGACGCGGTCCTCCATGAGCAATCGCCGGGCTTGCTGGACGCCTATTACGACGCGCTCGACCAAGTCGACCCAACCGAAATTGAACGCTGGGTCGCCCGACTAGCGCCGCGACCGGCAACAGGCCTGGGTCGCTTCATCGAGTTATTTCGCCAATCCAGATTCTTGTATGACTACGCGGACGATGCCAAACTGTGCTACCGACTGAACCAGGTGATGCGTCGCGTGGGGCTGCCGGCATTGCCTGAAACTATTTGCGAAATCCTGGCTCCGGCGCGCGTGGCGGTCGCCGCACGTGTTCCCGAGCTATTGGCAGGCGCCCCCACACCCATCCACGGCGAGGAGTTGACGCGATGAAATTCGGCCTGAACATGCTGCTCTGGACTGACACCGTAACCGAGGCCCACTTTCCAGTCCTGGAAGAGATCAAGCGCCTGGGCTACGACGGCGTTGAGTTGCCGATTTTCAATTTGGATCCCGCCCCCTACGCCGCGCTGGGCAAACGCCTCGACGCCATCGGGCTCAAGCGGACCGCAGTCACCGTGCGCACCGCGTCGGACAACCCCATTAGTCCCGACGCGGCGATCCGTCAGGCCGGTGTGGAAGCGAACCGCCGAACCTTGGAGTGTTGTCAGGCCGTCGGGGCGGAGACCCTCGTGGGCCCCTATCACTCGGCGCTGGGCGAATTCACCGGCCAGGGACCGACCGACGACGAATTCAAATGGGGCGTCGATTCAATGCGCGCCACGGCCGAACATGCGGCCAAGTGCGGCGTCCTGCTGGGCGTGGAGTACCTGAACCGCTTCGAGACGTATCTCCTGACGTCAGCGGCGGATACGGCGCGCTTTATCGAGGCGGTAAATCACCCGTCGTGCAAAATGATGTACGACACCTTCCACGCCAACATCGAAGAAAAAGACATCGCCCAGGCCATTCGGACGGCTGGAAAACACATTTGCCACGTGCATATTTCCGAGAACGATCGCAGCACGCCCGGCGCGGGGCATGTGGATTGGAAAACGTCGTTCTCGGCGCTCCGGGAGATCGGCTACGACGGCTGGTACGTGATCGAGGCCTTCGGACTGGCGTTGCCGGCCTTGGCGGCGGCCACCAAGATCTGG
Encoded here:
- a CDS encoding sugar phosphate isomerase/epimerase — its product is MKFGLNMLLWTDTVTEAHFPVLEEIKRLGYDGVELPIFNLDPAPYAALGKRLDAIGLKRTAVTVRTASDNPISPDAAIRQAGVEANRRTLECCQAVGAETLVGPYHSALGEFTGQGPTDDEFKWGVDSMRATAEHAAKCGVLLGVEYLNRFETYLLTSAADTARFIEAVNHPSCKMMYDTFHANIEEKDIAQAIRTAGKHICHVHISENDRSTPGAGHVDWKTSFSALREIGYDGWYVIEAFGLALPALAAATKIWRRMFTDEMQLAREGLAFMKRGCQG
- the rnr gene encoding ribonuclease R, which encodes MSVQQRLLEYVQRPNYRPVKPKVIAKKLELTEDQVGELRRAIRQLVKAGQLAYGEKHFVKFTGKAPPVAAGAVAISADVAADDEPVAEAPKKKKKQHDAVAPDAAPSDRVIGTFRRKEKGFGFVRPRSALPDGLPMQDLYIAGDMAGDASSGDLVLVKMLDRGRGGLGPRGAIVEVLERDTHRFVGTYFERAGSGFVQVDGTLFAQPVFVGDPEAKNAQPDDKVVIEMIRFPSHARDGEGVISEVLGKRGEPGVDTLSIIHEYNLPGDFPDDVLENAREEAEAFVEEVAEGRLDLTNTTIITIDPIDARDFDDAISLERTQDGGWRLGVHIADVSHFVKPKTALDREAYSRATSIYLPDRVIPMLPEIISNSLASLQPDRVRFTKTCFIEFSAEGVPTHSEVHSSAIKSCRRFAYEEVDDYLADREPWREKLTPVVHQLLALMHELAMLLRARRMQRGSLELSMPEVKVDLDKQGRVIGAHRVENTVSHQIIEECMLAANEAVAEMIHAKDWPFLRRIHQAPDPRKLKALTEFVNSLGIATESLESRFEMQAVLKRVEGQPEQQAVNYAVLRSLQRAVYGPAVEGHFALASDCYCHFTSPIRRYPDLTIHRLIDTMLAHRKPHQDFDDLVISGEHCSERERTAESAERDLTKVKLLNYLSERIGEQMEAVVTGVEEYGLFAMGVELPAEGLIHVTSLSDDHYRYDGRSHTLSGNRSGNTYRLGDRIQVEVARVDLDRRVLDFRVVDHRPRKPLVEQPGRPAQHGPKKPRERGHATRHKKNAPKAKPKKRRKSL